The Magnolia sinica isolate HGM2019 chromosome 9, MsV1, whole genome shotgun sequence genome contains a region encoding:
- the LOC131256571 gene encoding 4-coumarate--CoA ligase-like 1: MMGKQEHETFVQEEEEYIFQSQFPAVPVPDNLTLPEFVLQEAELFADKVALVEAITGKEYTYKQVHHDTQRFAKALRSLGLRKGCVVVVALPNVVEYAVIALGIMSAGGVFSGANPQGHATEIQKQVEDADAKLIVTNGSSYDKVKGLNLPIIVLGDDRVAGAIYWDDLLAAAERAGPDMVDDAVNQNDLCALPYSSGTTGTSKGVMLTHRNLVANLCSSLFSVGPHMVGQFTTLGLMPFFHIYGITGICCATLRNKGKVVVMERFELRTFLSALITHEVNFAPIVPPIMLALVKNPIVEEFDLQLLKLKAVMTAAAPLAPDLLRAFEEKFPGVQVQEAYGLTEHSCITLSHGDPKQGRGSAKKNSVGFILPNLEIKFIHPDTGRSLPRNSPGELCVRSQCVMLGYYKNKEETERTIDSKGWLHTGDIGYIDDDGDIFIVDRIKELIKYKGFQVAPAELEATLLSHPSIEDAAVFPMPDEEAGEIPAACVVMSRNATESEEDMMKYVASNVATYKRVRVVHFVDKIPKSPSGKIMRRLLRENMMKRLGTTSHKVAHIG; encoded by the exons ATGATGGGAAAACAAGAACATGAAACCTTtgtacaagaagaagaagaatacatcTTTCAAAGCCAATTCCCGGCGGTCCCAGTGCCTGACAACCTAACGTTGCCGGAATTCGTCCTCCAAGAAGCTGAGCTGTTCGCCGACAAGGTGGCGCTCGTCGAAGCCATCACCGGAAAGGAGTACACGTACAAGCAAGTGCACCATGACACTCAAAGGTTCGCTAAGGCGTTAAGGTCACTGGGCCTAAGGAAGGGATGTGTGGTTGTGGTGGCCCTTCCAAATGTGGTCGAGTATGCGGTCATCGCCCTTGGGATAATGTCGGCCGGAGGAGTGTTTTCGGGGGCCAATCCACAGGGACATGCGACCGAGATACAGAAGCAAGTCGAAGATGCCGACGCTAAGCTAATCGTCACCAACGGTTCGAGCTAcgacaag GTAAAGGGGCTGAATCTTCCAATCATAGTGTTGGGCGATGATCGTGTCGCAGGAGCAATTTATTGGGATGATCTGTTGGCCGCAGCCGAACGTGCAGGCCCAGACATGGTCGATGATGCGGTAAACCAAAACGACTTGTGTGCGCTACCCTACTCATCAGGCACAACCGGGACATCCAAGGGCGTGATGCTGACCCACCGAAACTTGGTGGCTAACCTGTGCTCTTCCCTCTTCAGCGTGGGCCCTCATATGGTGGGCCAATTCACTACACTTGGCCTCATGCCATTTTTTCACATCTATGGAATCACTGGGATTTGTTGTGCCACTCTCAGGAACAAAGGGAAAGTAGTTGTTATGGAAAGGTTTGAATTGAGGACCTTTCTCAGTGCATTGATCACACATGAGGTGAATTTCGCACCAATCGTGCCGCCGATCATGCTGGCCTTGGTCAAGAATCCAATCGTCGAGGAATTCGATCTTCAGCTGCTCAAACTCAAGGCAGTCATGACGGCTGCTGCTCCGCTGGCACCCGATCTACTAAGGGCTTTTGAGGAGAAGTTCCCTGGGGTCCAGGTCCAGGAG GCATATGGGCTGACAGAACACAGCTGCATAACACTAAGTCATGGAGACCCAAAGCAAGGGCGTGGCTCAGCAAAGAAAAACTCGGTTGGATTCATTCTCCCAAACTTGGAAATTAAGTTCATCCATCCAGACACGGGCCGATCTCTTCCTAGGAACTCACCTGGTGAACTCTGTGTCCGAAGCCAGTGCGTCATGCTCG GTTactacaaaaataaagaagaaacaGAACGGACCATTGACTCCAAGGGCTGGCTCCACACCGGAGATATTGGGTACATAGACGATGATGGGGACATTTTTATTGTGGACCGTATCAAGGAGCTAATCAAGTACAAAGGTTTCCAG GTGGCGCCTGCAGAGCTGGAGGCCACCCTACTCTCTCATCCTTCCATCGAAGATGCAGCTGTCTTTCC AATGCCCGATGAAGAAGCCGGGGAAATCCCAGCCGCTTGCGTGGTGATGAGCCGAAATGCAACGGAGAGCGAGGAAGACATGATGAAGTATGTGGCATCCAATGTAGCTACATACAAGAGGGTGAGAGTGGTGCACTTTGTAGACAAAATCCCAAAGTCACCTTCAGGAAAGATTATGAGAAGGCTGCTTAGGGAGAATATGATGAAAAGGTTGGGCACCACCTCTCACAAGGTTGCCCATATTGGCTGA